The DNA window GGGTAGGAATTATCCCTGTATTGATCAAGACCGGGCGTTTATGTAAGTTTTTTTACTGTTCACAAATGGAAACCAGAAAAGGGGAGGGTTTGTCATGAAGCGGATTGTCATTGCATTAACGATTCTTGCAACGCTGGGACTTATGGTTGTGATTTGCGGATGCGGCGGCATCGATGAGGTCACCGCCCGTCAGATCGCCCGTGAAGAGGCCACCAATGCGGCCACCAAGGCAATCACGGACTATGCCAAGGCGTTTGCCCCCCAGAAATTCGGGTTCGGCGTATCCTGGGAAAAAGAATTTTCCTATGCCCAGGGTGTAAAAACCGGGAATATGATTTTTGTCGCCGGTCAGCTTGCCCATGGTCAGAAAGTTGACGAGAAGGGGATGCCCGAGTTCATGATGGGCGATTTCGAGCAGCAGTACCGCGCAACCCTCGAAAACATCAAGGCAGTGCTCGCCAATTACGGCGCCACCATGGACGATGTCGTATTTCTCCAGAATTTTGTCGTCCCCAAGACACGGACCGGGAAAAAAGCCGGCGACTACAATCCGATCGCCGCGAAACTCGTGAGCGAGTATTTCCCCAAGGGACTCCATGCGATGACCTTTGTCGAGGTAGTGAGTCTGTATGGTCCCGATCAGCTGGTAGAATCGAACGCGATTGCGGTTGTCAGCAAATAACGCTTTTTTTTGTGTGACAGATGGTTGTACTCCGCCGGCCCTGAATGAGCCGGCGGTTTTTTTTGGTCGAGCGCTCATCGTGGGCAGAAGAAGGGGAGGGGATTTTTCACCGCCCTCATGAAGTAAAGAAGGATAAAAAGGTATAGAGTTGAGGGCAGGAGAGAGGAGACAATGGTTACGCAGGGTATTTTCGGACTATAGACCGTCATTGTAATGGAGGAATGCTTAAAACGTGCGGACAGTTTCAGACAGGGTAGCTTTTGTAGCGCAGGCGCCACCGCTGGATCGTGTTCCATGTCCGGGCCAGTGAATAGTAGGGGCTGAACAGGAATCGTGCGGTTTTCGAGCGGTTGGCCGCAATTCCGGGCGCGCGGTGTCCGAAGGAGATGCTTCTCCCCGAAAAGTTCATATCGCTGAAATATCCGAATCCCGAGAAACGGGCATCGTCAAAGACGGCTTCAGTGTGGAACCGGGTTTTGGTGAACAGGGCTTTCCCGTTGAAATGAACGCAACGGAAGTCGGCTTCGTCAATGAAGACAGCCCTGCTGAAATCGACATCGTCAAGGAAACATGCGTGATCGAACCGTGCCGATGTAAAGTGTGTTTTCCTGAAATTCGCCTGGCCGGTGAAATGGGCATGGCTGAACATGGGGGGCAGGAGGAACTGTGACTTGACGAACGATGCTTTGCCTGAAAATCCGGCATGATCGAATTTCGCGAACCAGATAAAAAACGCCTTGTTGAACAGCGCATCCCCGGCGAACCTGACGCCCGTGAAATCGGCCTGTGCAAACCGTATGTTTTCAAAAGAAGCATCACGGACAAAGAGAGCGTTTGAAAAGTCGGCTTTCCCCGAAACATCGAGACTGCTCAGGTTGACCTGGCCGGGAAAGATGAATCCGGCGCATTCGAGGGATTCGATGGTTTTCGAACCAGCCGATGAGTTGTTCAGAAACGCTTCCCACGCCTCCTTGAACACCTTCTCCTTCATATCAATCAGAGGCGAATGGAAGATACAGAAGGGTTTCTGGTCGGTGCCGGAGGTGCCTGAGGGCTGCCAGGCGCTCCATGAACACCCCTTGTAGGAGCATTTTTTATAGTGGACCATACGCCGTTCACCTCGTTAATGTAATTGAACAGAATAATCTCTCAGAGAATGTATCTTTTTACAATATATACAATAATACAGTACCGCGCAAGAAAAAAATCAATGTTGAAGAATGGTAACTTGCATATTATAAACAAGATGCATGAAAATAATCATATGTGCACAACAATAGAGAAAGGAATGAATTTCAACAAATAAATGCTCACAGGGGCAGTTTATTTGAAAATATCTCATTGATAGTGTCTGTTATCATGTTGTGTGGCATATATATGTATATATTATATCAAGTAATGTATTACTTAAAGTGTTTTTTTATTTGCCTGAGAGAGGAATACTTAATTCTGTGCATAATATCATTCAAACCCTGCGGAGGGCTGGGAAAGAATAAAAAGAATTTTCACTTTTTTACGGCGGGATTTTATAAAAATTTTTAAGCGGAAACCGGCCGGGTGACCAAAGAACGGGCGATTCCGCGCGCGGATGCTTTCGTGGCCTTTTTACCCCGACGGTGGAACCCGGAGACTTTTTTTGCTTTGAGCAATTCGTTATTTGTGGTAATTTTATAAGGCAGGTGAAAATGATTTACTTTCTTTACCCCTTGAAATGACCTGAACACGGTGCCTCGTATGAACAGGCCGGTCTGAAAAGGACACAACAACCGCAGTGAATCACATGAATGTATAACCCACAAGGAAGAGATGTACCATGAACATTGACCTTTCCGGAATGAAAATCCTTGTCACCGGCGCAAGCAGCGGTATCGGGGAAGCCATCTCACGGGAGCTGGGCGCCGCGGGTGCCACGGTTGCCGTACATTACAACAAGAACGCCGAAAGCGCCCATTCGCTCGTTAAGGAGATCGGTCACGGCGCCCATGCGTTCCGCGCCGACCTCTCGGTACCCGAGGAATGCAGCCGTCTGTTCCTCGATGTCCTCGAAAAATTCGAAACCATCGATGTCCTCGTCAACAACGCGGGAATCATCATCAGCTCGCCGCTCGATTCTCCGGCTGCACAGTGGATGGAGGCCTGGAACACGACTGTCATGGTGAATCTCACCGCTGCCGGGATACTCTGCCGCGCGGCTGTCAACCATTTCATCGATTTCGGCGGCGGGCGCATCGTCAACATCGCATCGCGTGCCGCGTTCCGCGGG is part of the bacterium genome and encodes:
- a CDS encoding pentapeptide repeat-containing protein, whose amino-acid sequence is MVHYKKCSYKGCSWSAWQPSGTSGTDQKPFCIFHSPLIDMKEKVFKEAWEAFLNNSSAGSKTIESLECAGFIFPGQVNLSSLDVSGKADFSNALFVRDASFENIRFAQADFTGVRFAGDALFNKAFFIWFAKFDHAGFSGKASFVKSQFLLPPMFSHAHFTGQANFRKTHFTSARFDHACFLDDVDFSRAVFIDEADFRCVHFNGKALFTKTRFHTEAVFDDARFSGFGYFSDMNFSGRSISFGHRAPGIAANRSKTARFLFSPYYSLARTWNTIQRWRLRYKSYPV
- a CDS encoding SDR family oxidoreductase; protein product: MNIDLSGMKILVTGASSGIGEAISRELGAAGATVAVHYNKNAESAHSLVKEIGHGAHAFRADLSVPEECSRLFLDVLEKFETIDVLVNNAGIIISSPLDSPAAQWMEAWNTTVMVNLTAAGILCRAAVNHFIDFGGGRIVNIASRAAFRGDTPDDRAYAASNGGMVAMSRSIARAYGKNNIKSFVVAPGFVRTGMARQFISQYGESIVMDDIALDRLTEPEDVAPTVVFLASGFMDHATGCTIDINAGSYVR